A genomic stretch from Sulfurimonas sediminis includes:
- a CDS encoding nucleotidyltransferase family protein yields MNKLSHIKLTTNSTIKEALKIIDTGAIKFAIVVDGQDVLLGTLSDGDIRRAILNGKGLEDTIEDVYFKNPTVVKVDSTKEEIINLCTSKKIYQIPVVDERGRVVSIKILDELLKPKSHPNKVVLMVGGLGTRLRPLTETTPKPMLPVGGKPILQTIVERFASYGFVNIVMCVGYKSSIIQDYFGDGSRFGVNIEYVLENKRMGTAGALSLLSDAQKPKEPFFVMNGDLLTNMNFENMLEFHISNNSKATMAVREYDFQVPYGVVNVDNGKIINIEEKPVHKFFVSAGIYMLNPDAIELIPQDEFYDMPTLFEKYIESGENTISFPLREYWLDIGRIEEYEKANSEYGEVF; encoded by the coding sequence TTGAATAAACTATCACATATAAAATTAACAACAAACTCCACCATAAAAGAAGCTCTAAAAATCATAGACACTGGAGCCATAAAGTTTGCCATTGTGGTTGATGGTCAAGATGTTTTATTGGGGACACTAAGTGATGGAGATATACGAAGAGCTATTTTGAATGGTAAAGGATTAGAAGATACTATAGAAGATGTGTATTTTAAAAATCCTACAGTGGTAAAAGTAGATAGCACAAAAGAGGAGATCATCAATCTATGCACTTCTAAAAAGATATACCAAATACCAGTGGTTGATGAAAGAGGTAGAGTGGTCTCTATTAAGATACTCGATGAATTATTGAAGCCAAAGAGCCACCCTAATAAGGTAGTATTGATGGTTGGTGGATTAGGAACTAGGCTTCGCCCCCTTACTGAAACTACACCTAAACCGATGTTGCCAGTTGGTGGTAAGCCCATACTTCAAACTATAGTAGAGAGATTTGCTAGTTATGGATTTGTGAATATTGTGATGTGTGTAGGGTATAAGTCTAGCATTATTCAAGACTATTTTGGTGATGGATCTAGGTTTGGTGTAAATATAGAGTATGTTTTAGAGAACAAAAGAATGGGAACAGCAGGAGCTTTAAGTCTGCTAAGTGATGCCCAAAAACCAAAAGAGCCGTTTTTTGTAATGAACGGAGATTTGCTGACAAATATGAACTTTGAGAATATGTTGGAGTTTCATATCTCGAACAATTCAAAAGCAACGATGGCTGTAAGAGAGTATGATTTTCAAGTGCCTTATGGGGTAGTTAATGTTGATAATGGAAAGATAATTAATATTGAAGAAAAACCTGTACATAAGTTTTTTGTAAGTGCAGGAATTTACATGTTAAATCCTGATGCGATAGAGCTAATTCCTCAGGATGAATTTTATGATATGCCAACACTGTTTGAAAAATATATAGAGTCAGGAGAAAATACAATCTCCTTTCCTTTGAGAGAGTATTGGCTTGATATTGGTCGCATAGAAGAGTATGAGAAGGCAAATAGTGAGTATGGAGAGGTGTTTTAG
- a CDS encoding cytidylyltransferase domain-containing protein: MYKDKTFLAIIPARGGSKRLPRKNILDLNGKPLIAYTIESALKSKYIDDVVVSSDDDEILTISKKYGADTIKRPAELATDTATSFDTIKHTIEHVKKYDFIVLLQPTSPLRKSHHVDESIELLMDKKADAVVSVCEMDHSPLWSNTLPEDGSMSSFLRDEVKNKRSQDLEKYYRLNGAVYICDSDKLLEEESFFLKENIFAYVMDRESSVDIDEEIDFKMVEIFGVNKL; encoded by the coding sequence GTGTATAAAGATAAAACTTTTCTAGCAATTATTCCAGCAAGAGGTGGAAGCAAGAGATTACCTCGTAAAAACATTTTGGACTTAAATGGTAAACCTTTAATTGCTTATACAATAGAGAGTGCATTAAAGTCAAAATACATTGATGATGTTGTGGTTTCAAGTGATGATGATGAGATCTTGACTATATCTAAAAAGTATGGAGCAGATACCATCAAAAGACCTGCTGAGCTTGCAACGGATACTGCTACAAGTTTTGATACTATAAAGCATACTATAGAACATGTAAAAAAATATGATTTTATTGTACTGCTGCAACCGACATCCCCACTTAGAAAGAGTCATCATGTTGATGAATCTATAGAATTACTCATGGATAAAAAAGCTGATGCAGTGGTAAGTGTATGCGAGATGGATCATAGTCCGCTTTGGAGTAACACTTTGCCAGAAGATGGAAGTATGAGTAGTTTTTTGAGAGATGAAGTAAAAAACAAAAGATCTCAAGATCTTGAAAAATATTATAGATTAAATGGAGCTGTTTATATATGTGATAGTGATAAACTTTTAGAAGAGGAGAGCTTTTTCTTAAAAGAAAACATATTTGCTTATGTGATGGATAGAGAGAGTTCTGTAGATATTGATGAAGAGATTGATTTTAAGATGGTAGAAATATTTGGTGTAAATAAACTATGA
- a CDS encoding O-antigen polymerase, whose product MKIKLNELFSKRLIVYLAFSPPVIFVLYDIIFYYIPIHINNYINITSEIYFFMIFCDIFAIASFLLLFSFIKRNKKRTIEYYYGGTKRSLSIFYYYIFFIIIFFLIHYLILHVFERIDYGEIFINYAKFYAMSKRGTAWVFGIINMLIFVMIIDMYFSGYNRHKFFMFILSLILVAMTGGRSLLIVFLMFSMFIFIVIHRKRISFKTIILLILLSSIIFVGNAILRATDYETYVNSKSSSLDFDNAFVLNDVLEFQQNRPHDGYLIFLEDIYYMFIPRKLMPDKPMSTAETRLVYPSIASYGTNYTFGMYANSFLNIGYLSIIIIPLFILMINFMYIKYVYLSKNKSFNLFVIAFFIFFYIQFVRGGIFNYRLLMIYISLLLGFLAYKLLTLKLRFKQ is encoded by the coding sequence ATGAAAATAAAATTAAATGAATTATTTTCAAAAAGACTTATTGTATATTTGGCTTTTTCTCCGCCAGTGATATTTGTACTATATGATATAATTTTTTATTATATTCCAATTCATATAAATAACTACATAAATATAACAAGTGAAATATACTTTTTCATGATATTCTGTGATATATTTGCTATCGCCTCTTTTTTGCTTTTATTTTCATTTATAAAAAGAAATAAAAAAAGAACTATTGAATACTATTATGGTGGTACAAAAAGAAGCCTCAGTATATTTTATTATTATATTTTTTTTATAATTATTTTTTTTCTTATTCACTATCTTATTTTGCATGTATTTGAACGCATAGATTATGGTGAAATATTTATTAACTATGCTAAATTTTATGCTATGTCAAAAAGAGGAACAGCTTGGGTGTTTGGAATAATAAATATGCTTATATTTGTTATGATAATAGATATGTACTTTAGTGGATACAATAGACATAAGTTTTTCATGTTTATACTTTCATTAATTTTAGTAGCAATGACAGGGGGCAGAAGTCTACTTATTGTATTTTTGATGTTTTCAATGTTTATTTTTATTGTTATCCACAGAAAAAGAATAAGCTTTAAAACGATAATACTACTTATTTTGCTATCATCTATAATCTTTGTTGGCAATGCCATATTGAGGGCTACTGATTATGAAACATATGTAAACTCTAAAAGCTCAAGTTTGGATTTTGACAATGCATTTGTGCTTAATGATGTTTTGGAGTTTCAGCAAAATAGACCACACGATGGATACCTGATTTTTTTAGAAGATATATATTATATGTTTATTCCTAGGAAATTGATGCCTGATAAGCCAATGTCGACAGCAGAAACCAGATTAGTTTATCCTTCGATTGCATCATATGGCACAAATTACACTTTTGGTATGTATGCAAATTCTTTTTTAAATATAGGATATCTCTCGATAATTATAATACCTTTATTTATTCTTATGATAAATTTTATGTACATCAAGTATGTATATTTATCGAAAAATAAAAGTTTTAATCTTTTTGTTATAGCATTTTTTATTTTTTTCTATATACAGTTTGTTAGGGGAGGTATTTTTAACTATAGGCTTTTAATGATATATATTTCTCTCCTACTAGGATTCCTAGCATATAAGCTTCTGACATTAAAGTTAAGATTTAAACAATGA
- a CDS encoding lipopolysaccharide biosynthesis protein, whose amino-acid sequence MKKQFLLYSISTAINKGAVLLYFPILTQFLTLEEFGKWSLVIVVSSLLIPILSLNGSAAILREGSQEISLGYSLLKKYLLISLLVSGLIILAVYFYFNTNWFFYSLIIAFSEALLLLGVTMLRAEEKAFPYFLIFLFKTFFIFLLIIYAKFQGMPLEQLLLYHFFIVGFFAFMLTIYLLSKKVSKHHSYLFGSILLFGILLIPHGISQWIMSSSDRIIIEYILGSKEVGIYSLAYNLGMVLMLVNSGIALAIPPYMIKNIQNWKENHFDVKISNIYTYFSIVLFVIVLLLYVLDKNYTHILGYYGQEMIPLILIIYLSIYFLGIYYLFANYLFYHKKAYIISQVTLYASILNIVLTIVLTYFLGVLGAAIATLFAYIYYLYAIRKQTLSIEPLLQIPLIKNITLNITILSIIGLGFYYVQ is encoded by the coding sequence ATGAAAAAACAATTTCTATTATACTCAATCAGTACTGCAATCAACAAAGGGGCGGTTCTATTGTATTTTCCAATTCTAACCCAATTTTTAACCTTAGAAGAGTTTGGAAAGTGGAGTTTGGTTATAGTGGTTTCAAGTTTATTGATTCCAATACTATCACTTAATGGCTCAGCTGCTATCTTACGAGAGGGGAGTCAAGAAATTTCTTTAGGCTATAGTTTATTGAAAAAATATTTATTGATTTCTCTATTGGTAAGTGGCCTAATAATCTTGGCAGTATATTTTTATTTTAATACCAATTGGTTTTTTTACAGTTTAATCATAGCATTTTCTGAGGCATTGCTTTTGCTTGGGGTGACTATGTTGAGAGCTGAAGAGAAAGCATTTCCCTATTTTCTTATTTTCTTATTTAAAACTTTTTTCATTTTTCTGCTTATCATTTATGCAAAATTCCAAGGTATGCCACTCGAGCAGCTGCTTTTGTATCACTTTTTTATAGTAGGTTTTTTTGCATTTATGCTTACTATATATCTTTTGTCCAAAAAAGTATCCAAGCATCATTCTTATCTATTTGGGTCAATATTGCTGTTTGGAATTCTACTTATCCCACATGGTATATCACAATGGATTATGAGTAGTTCAGATCGCATAATCATTGAGTATATATTGGGTTCAAAAGAAGTGGGCATATATAGTCTTGCTTATAATCTTGGAATGGTGCTAATGTTAGTAAACAGTGGGATTGCATTGGCTATTCCACCGTACATGATAAAAAATATTCAAAATTGGAAAGAGAATCATTTTGATGTAAAAATATCTAATATTTATACATACTTTTCAATAGTTTTATTTGTAATAGTTCTTTTACTATATGTTCTGGATAAAAACTATACGCATATTTTAGGATACTATGGTCAAGAGATGATACCGTTAATTTTGATTATCTATTTATCTATCTATTTTTTGGGTATCTATTATCTTTTTGCAAATTATCTTTTTTATCATAAAAAAGCATATATTATAAGTCAAGTAACTCTTTATGCATCTATATTGAATATTGTATTGACTATAGTATTGACATATTTTTTAGGAGTTTTGGGTGCAGCTATAGCTACATTATTTGCGTATATTTATTACTTATATGCTATTCGTAAACAAACCTTATCTATTGAGCCTTTACTTCAGATTCCACTAATAAAAAATATAACACTAAATATTACTATATTGAGCATTATAGGATTAGGGTTTTACTATGTACAATAA
- a CDS encoding polysaccharide biosynthesis protein, which produces MFKNKTLLITGGTGSFGNAVLRRFLQTDVKEIRIFSRDEKKQDDMRKKYNNDKLKFYLGDVRDVNSVNDAVRGVDFIFHAAALKQVPSCEFYPMQAVQTNVIGTENVLNAAIDAKVKKVIVLSTDKAVYPINAMGVSKAMMERVAVAKSRNLDDNDTMIAVTRYGNVMASRGSVIPLFIDQIRNNKIITITDPAMTRFMMSLDQAVELVLFAFRNGKNGDVFVQKAPASTVELLANTLKNMLGKPEHKIKIIGTRHGEKLYETLLTKEEMVKAIDMGEYYRIPADNRDLNYTKFFEDGEEVVTQAGEYHSHNTHRLSEEELREMLLGLHEIQDDLKEFGVI; this is translated from the coding sequence ATGTTTAAAAACAAAACCCTACTAATAACAGGTGGAACAGGTTCATTTGGAAATGCTGTTCTAAGAAGGTTTTTGCAGACTGATGTAAAAGAGATAAGAATCTTCTCTCGTGATGAAAAGAAACAAGATGATATGAGAAAAAAGTATAACAATGATAAACTTAAATTTTATCTAGGTGATGTTCGTGATGTGAACTCTGTAAATGATGCTGTTCGTGGGGTTGATTTTATATTTCACGCGGCAGCTTTAAAACAAGTGCCATCTTGTGAGTTTTACCCAATGCAAGCGGTGCAGACAAATGTTATAGGGACTGAAAATGTGCTAAATGCTGCCATAGATGCAAAAGTAAAAAAGGTAATAGTGCTAAGTACAGACAAAGCAGTTTACCCCATAAATGCTATGGGTGTAAGTAAAGCGATGATGGAGAGAGTAGCAGTAGCCAAGAGTCGCAACTTAGATGATAACGATACCATGATAGCTGTTACAAGATACGGCAATGTTATGGCAAGTCGTGGCTCGGTTATACCACTTTTTATAGACCAAATCCGTAACAATAAAATCATTACTATTACAGACCCTGCTATGACACGCTTTATGATGAGTTTGGATCAGGCTGTAGAGTTGGTACTGTTTGCATTTAGAAATGGAAAAAATGGCGATGTCTTTGTGCAAAAAGCCCCTGCTTCTACTGTGGAACTTTTGGCAAATACTTTGAAAAATATGTTAGGCAAACCAGAGCATAAAATAAAAATCATAGGAACACGACACGGTGAAAAGCTCTATGAAACACTTTTAACTAAAGAAGAGATGGTAAAAGCCATAGATATGGGAGAGTATTACCGTATACCAGCGGACAACAGAGATCTAAACTATACAAAGTTTTTTGAAGATGGAGAGGAAGTTGTAACACAAGCAGGAGAGTATCACTCGCATAATACACATAGACTGAGTGAAGAAGAGTTACGAGAGATGCTTTTAGGACTTCATGAGATTCAAGATGATTTAAAAGAGTTTGGTGTTATTTAG
- a CDS encoding NAD-dependent epimerase/dehydratase family protein, with amino-acid sequence MKVLVTGSNGFIAKNLIEHLKRDDNIMLYCYSKKDSMDILEAYAKEADFIFHLAGVNRPENISEFYEGNSNLTKKIVDVLLKSGKSTPILFSSSTQATLDNDYGKSKLEAEELLLDYSKKSGANVYIYRLPNIFGKWARPNYNSVVATWCYNITHDLPLHVNNPSTQLSLVYVDDVVQSFLNTLHNGNKKQYIEIDTLYVKSLGEIEELLCQFKKSREDLTIPHVGVGFERALYATYLSYLPLEKFSYTLKGHQDKRGAFYEILKTLDSGQFSLSTTAPGVTRGNHYHHTKNEKFLVVRGEALIEFRHIVTNEIVSYQVSDKKMEIVEMIPGYTHNITNTGDEEMVLLLWANEAFDQDNPDTYFLEV; translated from the coding sequence ATGAAAGTTTTAGTAACTGGAAGCAATGGTTTTATAGCAAAAAACTTGATAGAGCATCTTAAAAGAGATGACAACATCATGCTTTATTGTTATAGCAAAAAAGATTCTATGGATATTTTAGAGGCTTATGCAAAAGAGGCTGATTTTATCTTTCATCTAGCGGGAGTAAATAGACCAGAGAATATAAGTGAATTTTATGAAGGCAATAGCAACTTAACAAAAAAAATAGTTGATGTTTTACTAAAGAGTGGGAAGAGTACACCTATTTTGTTTTCATCATCTACACAAGCTACTTTAGATAATGACTATGGAAAGAGTAAGTTAGAAGCCGAAGAATTGCTTTTGGATTATAGTAAAAAGAGTGGTGCGAATGTTTACATCTATAGGCTTCCAAATATTTTTGGAAAATGGGCAAGACCAAATTACAACTCTGTTGTTGCTACTTGGTGTTACAATATCACACATGATTTACCATTACATGTAAACAACCCGAGTACTCAATTAAGCTTGGTGTATGTAGATGATGTTGTGCAATCTTTTTTAAATACTCTTCATAATGGCAATAAAAAACAATATATCGAGATAGATACTCTTTATGTGAAATCATTAGGTGAGATAGAAGAGTTATTGTGCCAATTTAAAAAGAGTAGAGAAGATTTGACTATTCCTCATGTTGGAGTTGGGTTTGAAAGGGCTTTGTATGCTACATATCTTAGCTATTTACCACTTGAGAAGTTTTCTTATACATTAAAAGGTCATCAAGATAAGAGGGGTGCTTTTTATGAGATACTCAAAACACTCGACAGTGGGCAGTTCTCACTCTCTACCACAGCCCCAGGAGTTACAAGAGGTAATCACTATCATCACACAAAAAATGAAAAATTTTTAGTAGTTCGTGGTGAAGCACTCATAGAGTTTAGGCACATTGTGACAAATGAGATTGTGAGCTATCAGGTGAGTGATAAAAAAATGGAAATAGTAGAGATGATACCAGGATATACACACAACATAACAAATACTGGTGATGAGGAGATGGTGCTTTTACTATGGGCAAATGAAGCATTTGACCAAGATAATCCAGATACATATTTTTTAGAGGTATAA
- the wecB gene encoding non-hydrolyzing UDP-N-acetylglucosamine 2-epimerase: MQKLKVMTVVGTRPEIIRLACVLQKLESSEAIEHIIVHTGQNYDYELNEVFFKDFGLRKPDYFLNAALGSAAETIGNILIKIDPILEEVKPDAFLVLGDTNSCLCAIPAKKRQIPIFHMEAGNRCFDQRVPEETNRKIVDHIADINMTYSDIAREYLLREGLPADRIIKTGSPIYEVVHSKLNDIKKSNILNTLNLEKERYFVVSAHREENIGSDKNFFDLVDTLNEIASVYNMPVIVSTHPRTRKKIEANEVEFHPLVQLMKPMGYNDYNKLQLDAFVVLSDSGTISEESSIMKFRALNIRQAHERPEAMEEASVMMVGLDKTRVMQGLKILESQKKETLREVADYSMPNVSEKVLRIILSYTDYINRVVWKKY; this comes from the coding sequence ATGCAAAAACTAAAAGTAATGACAGTAGTAGGAACAAGACCAGAGATAATACGGCTTGCGTGTGTCTTGCAAAAACTTGAGAGTTCGGAAGCCATTGAGCATATCATAGTACACACTGGGCAAAATTATGACTATGAGCTTAATGAAGTCTTTTTTAAAGATTTTGGTTTGCGAAAGCCAGATTATTTTTTAAATGCGGCTTTAGGAAGTGCTGCTGAGACCATAGGCAATATTCTCATAAAAATAGACCCTATTTTGGAAGAAGTGAAGCCTGATGCCTTTTTGGTGCTTGGTGATACTAACTCTTGTTTGTGTGCTATTCCAGCTAAGAAGCGACAGATTCCTATTTTTCACATGGAAGCAGGGAACCGCTGCTTTGATCAAAGAGTGCCTGAAGAGACAAATAGAAAGATAGTCGATCATATAGCAGATATAAATATGACATACAGTGATATAGCAAGAGAATATCTTTTGCGTGAAGGCTTGCCAGCAGATAGGATAATAAAGACCGGAAGCCCTATCTATGAAGTTGTGCATTCAAAACTTAATGATATAAAAAAGTCCAATATTTTAAATACACTCAATCTTGAAAAAGAGCGCTACTTTGTAGTATCAGCGCATAGAGAAGAAAATATAGGAAGTGATAAAAACTTTTTTGATTTGGTTGATACTTTAAATGAGATAGCATCCGTTTATAATATGCCGGTAATTGTCTCAACCCATCCTCGCACAAGAAAAAAAATAGAAGCCAATGAGGTAGAATTTCATCCTTTAGTGCAACTTATGAAGCCAATGGGGTACAATGATTACAATAAATTGCAACTTGATGCTTTTGTAGTTCTTAGTGACAGTGGGACTATAAGTGAGGAGTCATCTATCATGAAATTTCGTGCTTTAAACATTCGTCAAGCCCACGAGAGACCAGAAGCTATGGAAGAGGCAAGTGTTATGATGGTCGGACTTGACAAAACAAGAGTAATGCAAGGGCTCAAAATACTTGAGTCGCAAAAAAAAGAGACTCTTAGAGAAGTAGCTGATTATAGTATGCCAAATGTTTCTGAAAAAGTATTGCGGATAATTTTAAGCTATACTGATTATATTAATAGAGTTGTGTGGAAAAAGTATTGA
- a CDS encoding glycosyltransferase family 4 protein, translating into MKKILIVTECFYPEEFKINEVALAWKEKGYEVDILTQNPTYPVGKVFDGYQNRWFYKDEYEGMTVYRVKAVTGYKESLFKKLLKYFTFMILGSCVSLKIGKRYDYVFGFDIGPLTGMVPAILLQKFYKKPVTLWIQDVWPDTVYAYGFKKSKVLEFLLDGFVKFVYKNSSNFAVSGEGFVKRVKPYVKDEKQIVYLPNWADELDTDLEAFTFSDDEKVHFTFAGNIGKVQNLDNVIKAFGSLEETFLQRAQLNIIGDGSHLENLKELVKENDFQNIVFWGRKPRGEMYKYFKASDFLIVSLIDKPIFSLTVPAKVQTYIAANKPVLGIINGDAADIIDKNKLGYCAHPNNITEIAEIFKTAIQTDKEQIEEFTKNCQVLTDTVFNKNKIIDSLLKLLTGEKK; encoded by the coding sequence TTGAAAAAAATACTCATAGTGACAGAGTGTTTTTACCCTGAAGAGTTCAAAATAAACGAAGTGGCTCTTGCTTGGAAAGAGAAGGGGTATGAAGTTGACATCCTCACGCAAAACCCTACTTATCCTGTAGGAAAAGTTTTTGATGGGTATCAAAACAGATGGTTTTACAAAGATGAGTATGAGGGAATGACTGTTTATAGGGTGAAGGCAGTAACTGGTTACAAAGAGAGCCTTTTTAAAAAACTGTTAAAATATTTTACTTTTATGATTCTTGGCAGTTGCGTGAGTTTGAAGATTGGGAAGAGATATGATTATGTTTTTGGGTTTGACATTGGTCCACTTACAGGTATGGTTCCGGCCATTTTACTTCAAAAATTTTATAAAAAACCTGTAACTTTATGGATTCAAGATGTATGGCCAGATACTGTTTATGCGTATGGATTTAAAAAGTCAAAAGTTTTGGAATTTTTGCTTGATGGCTTTGTGAAATTTGTTTATAAAAATAGTTCTAACTTTGCAGTCTCTGGAGAGGGTTTTGTAAAAAGAGTGAAGCCATATGTGAAAGATGAGAAACAAATAGTTTATTTACCAAACTGGGCAGATGAATTAGACACAGATTTAGAGGCTTTTACATTTAGTGATGATGAAAAAGTTCATTTTACTTTTGCAGGCAACATCGGAAAAGTACAAAATCTTGATAATGTCATCAAAGCATTTGGAAGTTTAGAAGAGACCTTTTTGCAAAGAGCGCAGTTAAATATCATTGGCGATGGTTCGCATCTGGAAAATTTAAAAGAGTTAGTAAAAGAAAACGATTTTCAAAATATTGTCTTTTGGGGGAGAAAGCCTAGAGGTGAGATGTATAAATATTTCAAAGCAAGTGATTTTTTGATAGTCTCTTTGATAGACAAGCCTATATTTTCTCTAACTGTTCCTGCAAAAGTACAGACATACATTGCAGCAAATAAGCCAGTACTTGGAATTATTAATGGTGATGCCGCAGATATCATAGACAAGAATAAACTAGGATACTGCGCACACCCAAATAACATTACAGAGATAGCAGAAATCTTTAAAACAGCTATACAAACAGATAAAGAACAAATAGAAGAATTTACAAAAAATTGTCAGGTTTTAACAGATACAGTTTTTAATAAAAATAAAATTATTGATTCTTTGTTGAAATTGTTAACCGGAGAAAAGAAATGA
- a CDS encoding NAD-dependent epimerase/dehydratase family protein: protein MKLLLTGSSGFVGSYFIDNYAKKYDIQTFSFLNDDFDSLHVEDIDVVVYLSALVHQMDGAAKEEYERVNVTQTLELAKKVKASCVKQFVFMSSVKVYGEESELCYTEHTTCKPQDEYGKSKLKAEQELQKLEDDDFVVSIIRTPIVYGYGVKANIRNLINLVNKISVLPFGGINNRRSMIYVGNLCFFLDAIIERQKGGIFLVSDDESLSTTRLIELIADNLGKKVYLVRVPFFESLLRVVKPSFHKRLYGSLEVDNKDTMRRVFGEGKPSLPYSVEEGIGLMVK from the coding sequence ATGAAACTTTTACTAACAGGGTCAAGTGGATTTGTAGGTAGTTATTTTATAGATAATTATGCAAAAAAATATGATATTCAGACATTTTCCTTTTTAAATGATGACTTTGACTCTCTGCATGTAGAGGACATTGATGTCGTGGTGTATCTCTCAGCTCTTGTGCATCAGATGGACGGTGCTGCTAAAGAAGAGTACGAAAGAGTAAATGTCACGCAAACTTTAGAACTGGCAAAAAAAGTAAAAGCATCTTGTGTGAAGCAGTTTGTCTTTATGAGTAGTGTGAAAGTGTATGGAGAAGAGAGTGAACTCTGCTATACAGAACACACTACATGTAAGCCTCAAGATGAATACGGTAAGAGTAAATTAAAAGCAGAACAAGAACTTCAAAAACTCGAAGATGATGATTTTGTAGTAAGTATCATAAGAACTCCTATAGTTTATGGGTATGGCGTAAAAGCAAATATAAGAAATCTTATAAATTTAGTAAATAAAATATCTGTATTACCTTTTGGCGGGATTAATAATAGACGAAGTATGATTTATGTTGGTAATTTATGCTTTTTTTTAGATGCCATCATAGAGCGACAAAAAGGCGGTATATTTTTAGTAAGTGATGATGAATCGCTTAGTACTACTAGACTTATAGAGCTTATCGCTGATAATTTAGGAAAAAAAGTTTATCTTGTGCGAGTACCGTTTTTTGAGAGTTTGTTGAGGGTGGTTAAGCCATCTTTTCATAAGCGGCTTTATGGGAGTTTAGAGGTTGATAATAAAGATACCATGAGAAGAGTTTTTGGCGAAGGCAAACCATCGCTTCCGTATTCTGTAGAAGAGGGAATTGGACTCATGGTAAAATAG
- a CDS encoding Uma2 family endonuclease, with product MGALKLEDINYTYDDYKIWKGDWELIGGVPFAMSPAPTKTHQAIASEIIYHIRNQLEDCKMCEVLGEVDYKVSEDTVLRPDVVLTCNEPNEAYLTKAPEIIVEIISKSSAKRDEVYKFDIYEAEKVKYYVIIYPDDLRAKVYKLDSKKYDKQGDFSFETYDFKDTTCNIKIDFAQVFKRFRR from the coding sequence ATGGGAGCATTAAAACTAGAAGATATAAACTATACATATGATGATTATAAGATTTGGAAGGGTGATTGGGAACTCATAGGTGGTGTGCCATTTGCAATGAGTCCTGCACCTACAAAAACTCATCAGGCTATTGCTAGTGAAATCATCTATCATATACGAAATCAATTGGAAGATTGCAAGATGTGTGAAGTACTTGGTGAAGTTGATTATAAAGTGAGTGAAGATACAGTGCTTAGACCAGATGTGGTGCTTACATGTAATGAACCAAATGAAGCATACCTAACCAAAGCTCCTGAGATTATAGTAGAAATCATCAGTAAATCTAGTGCAAAAAGAGATGAAGTTTATAAGTTTGATATATATGAAGCTGAAAAAGTCAAATACTATGTCATCATCTACCCAGATGATTTAAGAGCCAAAGTTTATAAACTTGATAGTAAAAAGTACGATAAGCAGGGTGATTTCTCTTTTGAGACTTATGACTTTAAAGATACTACATGTAACATCAAAATAGATTTTGCACAGGTATTTAAGAGATTTCGAAGATAA
- a CDS encoding ComEA family DNA-binding protein, translating into MKILALLALSVALLFGAVDINHASKSELMSLKGIGAKKAEAIMKYRKTHCFKKIEDITMVKGIGSKFIENNKANLTVTKCKK; encoded by the coding sequence ATGAAAATTTTAGCACTATTGGCGCTTAGCGTTGCTTTGCTCTTTGGGGCAGTGGATATTAACCATGCAAGCAAGAGTGAGTTGATGAGCCTTAAGGGTATTGGGGCAAAAAAGGCAGAAGCTATTATGAAGTATAGAAAAACGCACTGCTTTAAAAAGATAGAAGATATTACTATGGTAAAAGGGATTGGTAGTAAGTTTATAGAGAATAATAAAGCAAATCTTACAGTTACGAAGTGCAAAAAGTAA